Genomic window (Cloacibacillus sp. An23):
CCCGGTTATACCGCCGGTGCGTTCGCCAGAGCCGTGTACTACGGCGTAGTTTACGCATCCGCTTATTGAATTGGCTGCGCCGGTATCGTCGCTGCGCCCGACGATGCCGCCGACGCGGCAACTGCTGGTGTTGGTCGCGCTGACGCTTCCGTAGGCCGCGCAGTTTTCCACCCTCGCGCCGTCGTTTATGTTACCGGCTATTATGCCGACCATCTGATTGCCGGTCATGGCGTATTCTCCGCCGTCATCACTGTAAGTTTCGGCGGTTCTGACGGTCAGGTTTTTTACAGTGCCGCCTTTGACATTTCCGAAGAATCCGATGTAACTACTGCTCGGACTGTGTATCGACAGGCTGCTGACCGTATAGCCGTCGCCGTCGAAGGTTCCTGCGTAGGGCACGCTTTCAGTGCCTATCGGCGTCCAGTTCTGCTGTTCTTCGGGAAGCTGAGAGAGGTCTATATTCGCCGCGAGTCTCGCGTACGCGGCCGCGTTTGTATTGTTGTTTACAATGTCGCGGAATCCGGCGAGATCCGCCGCGGTCGATATTACGTAGGGGTTTTCCGCCGTGCCTTCGCCGCTCAGCGCGAGCGCGGGAACGGACGAGAGAGTAAGTGTGAGAAAAGAGAATAGTGCGAGTAGAAGCGATAAAAATGACCTTAAGTTTACTTCTAAGGGGGGGCTGTCGGTTGTTTCATTTTGTCAAAGGTGAACTCTGTTTTCATTGTGGAACTCCTCCTTAAAAAATTATTTCAATATGTTCATTCTATCACAATTCCGGCGTTTCGTTCATGTTTTCTGCATTTTTCCCGCGGCGGCGCGTCCGGCATATGAAAACAACGCGGATATTCTTGAAAGCCCGCAGACAGAACCGCGCCTGCTTTACAGGAAAACGCATTCTGCACATGGAAGCGGCATGGATTTTTTGAACGCCCGCCGGCGTTTTCGCGCATTCTTGCAAAAGTTACAAAACCGCAACGCGCCGCAACAAAGCGCCGCCGAAACGCAAGATTACGCGGAGCGCGCGTCATACTGCCGCAAGCATCGCGCCGTACAATGACGCCGTGACAGAGAGAGGGACGCGGAACGCGGGAAACGGCGCGCAAAGCGAAAACCTTTCACGGCGCGGCACGGAAATAATAAAACGCCCGGAGCGCCGCGGCTCCGGCGAAAAAAAATACAAAGGAGAGCGAAAGCAATGAACACGATCGGAACGACTGTAATGACGCTCGCCGCCGCTGCGGCGGTAACGGCCTCGGCCTTCGCGGTTCCCGCGCAGGCGGCGGAGAAGGCGAAGAACCCCTTCGGCCTCGTCTACGCCGGAGCGATAACGAAGAACGAGCCCGGCAAGGTCAACATCCACCCCGTAAGCTACGACCTCAACGGCATCAAGATAGCCGCCAACGTCTACACGCCAGCCGGTTACAGCGAGTCGAAGAAATATCCCGCGGTCGTCGTCGCCCATCCCAACGGCGGCGTCAAAGAGCAGGTCGCGGGCCTCTTCGCGCAGCGCCTCGCCGAGCTCGGATACGTCACGATAACGGCCGACGCGGCCTTCCAGGGCGCGAGCGGCGGCGAACCGCGCAGCAAGGACGTGCCCTTCTACCGCACCGAGGACATCCACGGCATGGCGGACTACATCTCGACCTATCCCGGAGTCGATGCGAACCGCATCGGCGCGCTCGGCATCTGCGGAGGCGGCGGCTACACGCTGAACGCCGCGAAGTCCGACAAGCGCTTCAAGGCCGTCGCGACGCTGAGCATGTTCAACAGCGGGCAGGTACGCCGCAACGGCTATATGAACTCGCAGATGGATTCGATAAACGAGCGCATGAAGGCGGCCTCCGACGCGCGCGCGATGGAAAAGGCCGGTAAGATAACCTACGCCGGCGAGGTAGACTTCGACGCGCTCACCGACGAGGCGATAAGCAAGATCCCGACCGACCTCTACCGCGAAGGGATGCTCTACTACGGCAGGACGCACCGCCACCCGAACTCGACCTTCCGTTACGCTGCGGGCAGCCTTATGGAGCTTATGAGCTGGGACGCGGTTGACGGCATCGATCTCATCGACATGCCGCTGCTCATGATGGCGGGTTCTCAGGCCGACTCGCTCTACATGACGCTCGAAGCCTTCGGCAAAGCGACGGGCACAAACGACAAAGAGCTCTACCTCGTCCCCGGCGCGACGCACATCAAAACCTACTACGTCCCCGAGTACGTCAATCTCGAAGTCGCGAAGCTCAAGGACTTCTTCGGCAAGAGACTGTAACGCGGCGAAATCAGTAAAAGCATAAAAAATCCGAAACGGCGGGCCTTCCGGCGAAACGCGGGCGGCCCGCTAGCTCTTGCTGTATAGCGGATTAACCCAGGGCGAAAGAAATTTATGTTAACTCGGCAATCTTATAACCGAAATCGCAAGAGTAAATACAATAAGCTGAAACCGTGGCGCATGTTCTAAATATAGCAATCTAATGTTCCGGCATATGGGGGGGAGGCGCACGATTTATTAATTCCAAAAGAATTACTGTGGGACAGTGTTTTTGTTATTAAATCAATTCACTGTATCAACTCATAGCTAATGTTCAGCGTCTTGTTTGGCTTGAAAAGCTAAGTACTGTGACAAAACCGCAATGAATGCGGCCTGTTTATTGACTTTTATGGTCCGACATCTTATGATACAAAATAAGGATGTTTTAGGATGTTGAGGTGCTTGTGATGAGATTTATCGGAAGCAAAGCAAAATTGCTGAAAAACATTGATATGGTTATATCTGAGAATACAGAGGGGAACGAGAAGACCTTCTGTGATATTTTTGCCGGCACTGGCTCTGTCGCCAGGTATTTCAAGCCGCGTTATGAAATCATCTCAAATGACACGCTGTATTTTTCCTACGTGATACAGAAAGCTACCATAGAGAACAACTCTACACCTGAGTTCTCAAAGCTTAAGAGTATCGGCATCCTCGACCCATTTCGTTTTTTAGAAGAAACACAGATACAAATATTGGATTACAATGATAGCCATTATTTTATAACGAAAAATTATACGCCGCATGGAGGCTGCGAAAGGATGTATCTTTCAAATAAAAACGCGGCGAGAATTGATTTTGTCCGCAACACAATTGAGGCGTGGAAGCGGGAAGGCCTGCTATATGATCTAGAATACTATTATCTGCTAGCCGGGCTTATCGAGGGCGTGCCGTCTGTATCCAACATCACAGGTACTTACGGCGCATATCTGAAATACTGGGACAAAAGGTCATTCAAGGATTTGGAGCTCGCGCGGCTAGATGTTATCAATAATCATAGGCGCAATACAAGCTATAATAGAGACGCAAATGAGTTGATCGGCGAACTGAGCGGCGATATTTTGTATCTTGATCCGCCATATAATTCTAGGCAGTATGCACAGAACTATCATCTGCTTGAAACAATATCAAAATATGATTACCCGGAAATACACGGCATAACGGGGATGCGTCCATGTAATAGCGTAAAATCGTCTTTTTGCATAAAAGGCGAGGTTGTGGAGGCATTTGAGGACTTAATAAACAAGGCTGATTTCAATAATATCGTAATGAGCTATAGCACGGACGGACTTATGGCTGCCAACGATATTGAAAAAATTTTGAAAAGGCACGGAATTGCAGAGAGCTATAAAATGTATTCCGTCCCCTATCGGCAGTATATGAGCAAAAAGACTATGCAGAAGGAATATTTATACGAATATATTTTTTACATAAGAAAGTGTATCTCAAGGAAATCATATTTTGATTTTTGCAAAACGCCCTATATTGGTAGCGAAGTCATCGCCGACACCAAAAAATATATCAAAAGCCCTGTGAATTATATTGGCGGGAAATATAAACTACTTCCGCAAATTTTGCCGAATTTTCCTAACTATATAGGTACTTTTGTAGATTTATTTGCAGGAGGATGTAACGTCACAATCAATGTGAATGCCAATAAAATTATCTGCAATGACATAAATATAAAAATAATCGAAATGTTTCAGGCATTCAGAAACACCGGTCTTTCGGAAATATTGAGTCAAATAAAGGCGCGCATAGTTGAATATGGCCTGTCAAAAGAAAATGAAGATGGTTTTAAACGGTTCAGGGACTTTTACAACGCCACACGAAGCCCCATAGATTTATATACTCTTACTTGTTATTCATTCAATTACCAATTCCGCTTTAACAATAATCTTGAGTACAACAACCCCTTCGGGAGAAACAGAAGCCGTTTCTCCGACAACATGGAACACAACTTGATAGCTTTTGTTTCAAAACTTCAAAGATTAAATATCGAATTTTCGAGTAGGGACTTCGTGCAGATACCGCTTGAATCATTAGCATCTGACGATTTGATTTACTGCGACCCTCCTTACCTCATAACGACAGGAACGTATAACGACGGCAACAGAGGATTCAAAGACTGGAAGCTGGAACAGGAGTCAACTTTGTATGATTATTTGGATGCGGCAAACGCGCGTGGCATAAAGTTTGCCCTGTCGAACGTCATTGAGCACAAGGGAAAAGTAAATGAACTCCTCTCTGCGTGGGCTAGTAAATATAAGGTTATCGATCTGTCTATGAATTACTCAAATTCAAGCTATAACACAAAGAGAGGAGAGAGCCGGGAAGTCTTGATAATAAACTACTAACCCGGAAAACCATGATTTCTATAATCCCTACATATAATAGACGATTCCGCGCTTTTGGTTGGGTGCAAGACCCGAGTAATCTGCGAAGCCTTTGCGATGTTGTTGCCGTGTTTGACCCTTGCTCTGCAAAACATGGTGAGATGATAGACAAAGTTATCCCGAGACTAGTCGCGGAGCAAGATGGGCGTGATGTATTCATCGAGGCACTGCGGCACAAGCCATTGAAACTAAAATATGCGCACCTTGTCGGCACATCATTTACCCCAAGAAGTGCGTCAAGGTGCAATGGTATTATACAGGCGGCAGTTAAGGGGCAAGGGCGGGATTTTATCGGGGACTGGCCCGCCGATAATTTTGTGCGCTGGGCACATTGCTTTGGCTTCATCAAATACGACTACGCAGACGATAGCCTTGAAATAACTGACAGTGGGCTGGAACTTGTGCAGGCCCGTTGCGAGGGAGAAGCGTTATCCGGTAAAGAAAAAGATTTGCTCATAAACGCTGCTTTGGCATATCCTCCAGCAGTAAGGGTATTAAGCTTGTTATCAGAAACGGAAGATACGCACCTCACGAAATTTGAAATAGGACGTCAGTTAGGCTTTATCGGTGAGGACGGCTTTACCAGTATGCCTCAGAAAGTATTTGTACGTTCGTTGGCAAACGCAGAAGCAACAGAGCGTCGCACCATGAAAGCAAACTGGGAAGGTTCATCGGATAAATATGCAAGGATGATTGCGAAGTGGCTTGAAAACCTTGGACTTGTCACACGCGTCCCGAAAGAAATCACGGTTTGGTCAGGCGAAAAGAGCTACACCGATACGATAGCACATTCGTATACTATCACGGCTGCTGGAATTACAGCATTACGAAGGTCCATAGGGAAAAGCAGACATAAACGGATTGTGAAAAACGTATGCTGGGAGATGTTAGCCACCAAAGGCTCAGATAGGGAATACTTACGTACGCGCCGAGCTCTCATTTTAAAATGTTTGTCCGAGCACAAGCGAGGGGCTTCAGTCAGTGATGTTATAAATTTTCTTGCATCAAATGGTTTTGAAGAAAACGACAATACTGTTGCCGACGATATTAGAGGATTACAGAATATTGGCATTGCAATATTAATAAAAGGCGGCGAATATTTATTTGACGATGTAATCAACGATTTTAGCATTCCTATGTCGCAGTCATTTACAAAATCTGATTTTGAAGAAACGAAAGAGCAAATCAGGGGAAAATTATTGCATCTACCGCATGAGTATCTATCGCTTATTGACCTTGCATACGATAGCAAACAGAATCGCCTGTTTGAGATGAAAACGTTAGGCTTGCTGACAGAAGAGTGCGGTTATCAAGGCTTGCATTTAGGAGGAAGCCGTAAGCCTGACGGAATAATCTACACCAGCTCAGAGAAATACAATTATGGTGTAATCATAGATACAAAAGCATATTCCAGAGGTTATAATCTACCCATTTCACAGGCAGACGAAATGGAACGTTATATTGGCGAAAATCAAACGCGGGATGCAAAAATAAACCCAAATAAATGGTGGAAGCATTTTCCTGAAGAGGTAAATGAGTTCTATTTTATGTTCGTTTCAGGACATTTTATCGGTAATTTTAAGGCACAAATTATGCGGATAAGTAGGAACAAAGCGATTAACGGGACTGCCATAGCTGTAGCAAATCTTCTGCTGTGCGTTGAGGCTTATAAGGCGGGGCAACTTACTCACGAGGTAATTAAAACAAAAGTGTTTAATAACGGAGAATTTGAACTATTATAAGACGAAAAATAAAATAAGAAATAACAATATGGGAAAGAGAAACCCCACGTTAGTTTATGGCCTCAACTGTAATGTTATTCATCATATCGTTACTGCCGAGAAGAGCGAAGAGCTTCACGTATTCGCGCTGCTGTAGGCCGCTTATCGCATGTCTGCCGTCGTCAAACGTGCCTGTGTATTGGTTGTTGTTATTCCTTATTGGAGTCCAATTTTAGTCATTAGTGATGCTTATGTCCGTAAGTAATACAGACTCACTCATGGAGTTTGCGTCTGTCCTTCTGTGCCTATGACCACGTCGTGGGAAAATACGAGATGCCCCGTCATGGAAATTTGACACAAGTTGTTCTCGTATGGCGGATGGCGCAAAAAACGCCGCGGCGGGGCGGATTTCCCGTCCCGCGCCGCGGCGATGTCGTTCTGTGCTGTTTCGCGCTTTTTCCGCTACGGCTTCACGACGGCCTTGAGTATCGGGCCGGCGGGGTCGGACAGGCGCTCGAAGGTGTGCTGAAGTTCGTCGAGCGAAATTATGTCCGTCACGTATATTTCGGGGTCGATGACTTTGTTCGCGATGAGCGCTATCGTGCCCTCGAACTCTTCGCGCGTGCAAGAGACGCTGCCGATGAGCTTTATCTCCTGAAGCACGGCGCGGTTGATGTTGACCGGTATCGTCTCCGTTATGCTGTTGCCTATCATGACGACCGTTCCGCCGGGCTTCGAGGCGTCGATGCAGAGGCCGAGCGTGTTCTCCGAGCCGACGACTTCGAAGGATACGTCGAAGCCGCCGCGCGTCGCCTCGCGCATCTTTTCCGCCGCGCTGGGGTCGCCGCCGTCGAAGAAATCGTCAACGAAGCCCGCGCGCTTCGCGCGTTCGATTTTGCGGTCGTCGAGCTTCGACATCGCGACGTATGAAGCGCCGGATTTTTTCGCGAGCTCTGCTATCATGTGGCCGATTATGCCGGTTCCGACGACGAGCACCTTGTCGCCTAGCTTCACGCCGGATTTGCGCACGGCGTGATAGGCTACCATTAGCGGGTCGATGAGTCCCGCCGCGACGTCGGATACCGAGTCGGGCAGGAGATAGGCGTTTTTCGCCGGCCCCGCGAATTTTTCGGCATAGGCGCCGTTGCAGACGAAGCCGATGTAGTTCGTGCCGTTCACGGAGCGGCAGAGATGCTCGAGCCCCGCGCGGCACATGTCGCACTCGCCGCAGTAGAGGTTTGCCCAGAAGACGACGCGGTCGCCTTTCTTGAAGCCGCTCTCGCCGGGCTCGGTCACGACGCCGCAGAACTCGTGCCCCATCATGAAGTCGGGCATCTCGCCTTTGCCCCAGCCCTTTCCGGCCTTCCACATGTGTACGTCGCTGCCGCAGACGCCGCAGGCCGAGACGTCTATGCCTATCTGCCCCGGCTTGACTTCCGGCGCTGGCACTTCCTTCACAACTATGTCGCGCGGCCCCGCGAGCACGGCGGCCTTCATCGTCTTTTTCTCCATTTCGCGCACCTTCCCGTGTTTTTCAGGATTTTTTCATTTTCGTGCTGCGGCGGGCCTTCGCCCTTGACCGCCTGTAATGTGTATCGTATCATTAAAGTTGACTTGAAAGTCAATGTTTGTTTTCGGCTTCGGAGGTTTTGCCATGACGTACACGATTCATCAGGTAGAGAAGATGACTGGGATCCCGGCGACTACCCTGCGCTATTACGACAAGGAGGGGCTGCTGCCGTTCCTCGGGCGGCGCGGCTCGGGCTACAGGGAGTTTTCCGAACTCGACCTCGCGTCGCTGCAGATCATCCAGTGCCTGAAGACGACGGGAATGTCCGTCGGAGAGATGCGGCTCTTCTCGCAGTGGGTGAGCGAGGGTGATTCGACGCTCGGAAAGCGCTACGAGCTTTTCGCCCGCAGGCGCGAGGCCGTCGAACGCCAGATAGCGGAGCTGCAAAAGGCGCTCGAGATAATCGAACACAAGTGCGACTACTACAGGCGCGCCGTCGAGGTCGGGACGGAGAAGCACATGCTCGGCAAGGACAAGCTGCCTTACGCCGAGGAATTTCTGAAATCGCCGGATACGGCGGATGATTCGGTGAAGCCGTCGTAAATCCCGGCGCGCGGCGTATTTTGTCCGGCCGCGCGGCGCAGGCGGGGAAGTCTGCCGCTCTATGCCCGAGATTGAACGGCGTGTTTCAGACGAGCGGGCGGGAACGGCGCTTAAGCCGCCGTATGCGGCGGCAGTCGCGTGACGCAGACGCGCATTTTATAACAATTTATAAGAACGGCACGACAGGCCTTTCGTCGTGCCGCGTCCGTCCGCGAACGCATCGGACGTTGGCCGCGCGAAGATAACGGCAAATCTTATCCGCCGCGCCCGACGCGGCGCACGTCCCGCGAGGGCGCGCCGTTTTTTGAAAAAATACGAGCCGCCGCAGCGCCTTTGGAGCCTGAGGCGCTGCGGCGGCTTTATGCTGCGGTGTAATGCGCTGCGCGCGCGTTCGGCCCGTTTTTATAATCCATGCCGGAGCCTCCGCGCGCGGTTGTTTTTTATTTTTTCTTGTCTTCCCTGAAATGCCTGCGCGCCTCTTCTATGAGCTGCGCTCCGAGCTTCGGCTCGAGAGTCTTCTGTATATGCGCCAGTGCGGCTTCGCGCGCGGGGGCCAGTTCCTTTTCAGTGTATTCGAAGACCGTCATGCCGTTCTTCTTCATGCGCTCGACGTTCAGCTCGTCGTTCTCGCGCGCCGTCTTGAGCGAGCGCTTAGAAGCCTTCGCCACTTCGGAGTAGATTATCTTAAGGTCGTCCTCGCCGAGCTTGTCCCACGTCTGCGCGCTCATTAGGTACGCGAGGGTCTCTATGGTGTAGTTGAGGCTGTACCAGTATTTCACCGTCCCCTTTAGATCGGAGGTGACGGCGCCCGTCGAGATGCCTGTCACGGCGTCGCACGAGTCCTCCTGCACCGCGGCGGCTATCCCGGCGTATGGCAGCGAGACCGTCCTGTAGCCCTGCGATTTGATTATCTCGGGATAGACGGTCGTCAGCGGCACGCGGGCGAGCACGCCCTTGTTGGCGTCCGGGTCGAGCGGGTTCTTTATCCTCTTCGTCGATGCGATGCCCGTCATGCCCTCTATGTGGAAGCCGAGGAACTTGACGCCGAGGCGCGTGTTGTACTCGGAGATCTTCCTGGCGAGCCAGCCGTCGGGAGCGAAGTCCTTCGCGGCCTTCTCGTAGCTCGGGAATATGTTGAGGTTGGCGAGCTCGAGGCGCGGGTCGAACTCTCCGGAGTTCGTGATGAGCGCCATGTCGATCCTGCCCTTCATAAGGTCTTCGTATACGAGCGTGTAGTCGCCGAGTTTGTTGGCGGGGTAGACCTCTATCGCGATCCTCCCTTGGGTGCGCTGGTTGACGCCGCCGGCTATGTCGCGCATCAGCTTCGTCGCGTAATGCCCGTCGGGGAACTGTCCCGCGAAGCGCAGCGTCACGTCGGCGGCCTCGGAGCAGGGCGCGATGAATACAAGGAGCAGAAGGGCTGACAATAAACCTTTGAGACTTCTCATGGCAAAGACCTCTCCTTTTTATTTGGTATTGATTTGACGCCAGTTTTATTTATCCGCCGTTTGTACCATTGTTTTTACATTCAGCGGATTGGTTCAGTAAAGTTCTTTCTCATTGTAACATGAATTTTTGCGCCGCGCCATAGCGCGCCGTGAGCGGCGTGAAATTTTCGCCGAGCCGTTGTCTCTCCAAGCGAGAAATATTACAATGTAAAACGGATATGGGTTCTGTCGATACGGAATCGGAAAAGGAGCTTGAAGTCATGACGAAAAGTATAAAGACCTTAGCCGCCGTCCTGCTCGCCGCGGCGCTCTTCGCGCCGGCGCGCGTATACGCCGCCGTCGCGCCGCTGAACCCCGCCTATGTCGAATACATGCGCGGGGCGGAACAGGCGAAAAACGGCGCGAGAAGCCTCGCCGCGGACGGCTCTGCGGAGGAGCGCGCCTCCGGCTACGTCCCGTCGCCGCTCAACTGGTCGCACCTCGCGGGCAGGACATGGAGCCTGCCGCGGGAAAAGGAAGCCGCGCGCGGGACAGAAACGCCGTCAGCGCGCGCCGCGGCGAACGACGTTTCGGAGGCTCTGCCCGCGCGTTACGACTTGCGCGAAGAGATGCCGCCGGTCAGAGACCAGACGTATTTCAACAACTGCTGGACGTACAGCGCCATGGCGGCGACCGAGTCGAACCTCATAACGAAAAGGCTCGCCGGGACGGACATAGACCTCTCCGAATGGTATCTCACCTATTACGCGCTCAACCCGTGGAAAGACATGGCGTGCTTCACCAATTCGTCAGGAGCGCCGTATTATGATATAGGCGGCAACGACTGGAAGTCCGTCGCGCTGCTCTCGCGCGGCACCGGCTCCGTCACGACGGCGAAAGCGCCTGACATATCAAGCGCGGGCGGAGACTTCAGCGCAGTCTACGCGCCGGCGCCCGCCGCGCGCGACTACAAGCTCACGGGCGCATACTACCTCGGAGACAACGCGGTCTTCGAAGTCCGGCTCTCCGCGGAGCGGCGCGATATGATAAAGCGCGCGATAATGGAGTACGGCGCGGTCTCCGTCGGGATAAACATGGGGGCGAGCTACAACTGTTATAACAGACAGACTGCGGCCTATTACTCCGGACTTTCGTACGACCCCAGCTGGGTAAACGGAGTGCCGACCGACCACGCGGTAACGATAGTCGGATGGGACGACGGCTATTCAAAAGATAATTTTATAAGCGACAACCGGCCTGCAAACGACGGCGCGTGGATAGTGCGCAACAGCTGGGGCGAAATTTTCGGCGACGGCGGATACTTCTACGTCTCCTACGAAGAAGGCACGCTCTGCGACGGCGTCGCCTACGAAACTGAAGAGGCGCGCGGCGGCGAAAACGTCTACCAGTACGACGACCTCGGCTGCATCGGATGGTACACTCTGGACACGCTCTTCCCCAGCGTCGGCGGCGCGAAGGATGTGCAGTATTTTGCAAACATCTTCACCGCCGAGAGCAGCGACGCGATAAACGCCGTCGCCTTCTACGCCGCCGACGAGCGCATAAGCTACGAAATCAGCGTCTACACGGACTGCGCCGGCGATTTGCCTGTAAGCGGGCGTCTTGCGTGGACGGGGACTGCGGACTCGCTCGTGCCGGGCTACAATACGGTGACGCTCGGCGAGCCCGCCGAAGTCGCCGCGGGGACGAGGTTCTCCGTCGTAGTCAGGGCCGTCAGTCCTGGCGGCGACTGCACCTATGCCACGATCCCGACCGAGTACGAGATAAAAGGCTATTCTGACGGCGCGTCTGCGAATCCCGGCGAAGGCTGGTTCTCCGTAGACGGGGAAAATTTCTACGACGCGATGGAGGTCGGCGAATCAGAAGGCTACGACAACCTCAGCGTATGCCTCAAAGCCTTCGGCGAGCGCATATACACCGCCTCCGACGCGCCCGTAAGCGTGACCGGCGGCGTGACCGCGGGCGGCTCCGTCTCCGAAGCGAGCGCTTCGAATATATCCGGCGATGAAAATTCAACGGCGCAGGACGGCGTGCTGGCGGCGCTCAGAGCCGAAGCCGTGAGCGGCGTGGCCGCCGATAAAAACGTCGCGCTGCTCGGCGCGTTCAGGCTGAACGCAGAGCACTCGGGCGGCTCCGCGAGATTCTCGGTCGAACTCGCCGAACCGATGAGCTTCGAGGGCGCGCCTTACGTCATAATCCAGAACCATAGAACAAATGCCTATTGCGCCTTCGCCGCAGAATACTCCGGCTCGTCGCTCTCATTCTCCGTAGACGCGCTCGATGACTACTTTTCGTCCGCGACGGTAGTCGTAGCCGACGTAAGGGAAAGCTCCGCCAGCCAGTCCCGCTCAAGCGGCTCAGGCGGCGGCTGCTCCGCCGGCGTTGGCGCGTTCGCCCTGCTGGCGGCGGTTCCGCTTCTGCTGCGCCGCGTGAAGAGATAAAAGCCCGCGCCGCGCGGGACGCGATGCCTTGACAGAAATGACGAACGCCGACGCCGCCGTTGAATCGTCGGGGGCTGACGAAGAGCGGCCGGCGTTCCGAGTCCCGGCGCGAACGGGGCGCATGGCCGTTTAACCATTTAGCGCTCATAAAGCCGCACGGCATACGGTATGAAATCACGGCAAAACAAAGAGCGGCGCGTCCCCGTCCGGGGATCGCGCCGCTCGTTTCGCCTTTAAGCCGTACCGGCGGGGCTAGCGGTAGAAGAGCTTAGTCCCTACGCCGTTCGCCAGCGCCTTCTCGTAATAGAGCTGACCGAGCGCGATGTCGTTTATCGACAGGCCGCGGTGCCAGAAGAGTATCTTCTCATCGTCGTTCTCGCGTCCCGGCTTCTTCCCGGCGACGATCTCGCCGAGCTCCGCGTACAGGGTTTTCTCCGTGAGCTTTCCGGCTCTGACGTGCGGACTGAGGCTTCCCAGCTTTCCGCCCTCCTTGCACTGTCCCCAGTCGTCAACGACTATCTTATCCATCACGTCGGTCAGAGTGATTTCGTTCGCGCATATCGTCCCGTATGGCACGACGAAATTCCCGGGGCGCACCCATTCCGTTTTAAGCAGCGGCTGCGGCTCCGTCAGGCGCGTCGCCTCCACCATGATGTCGGCTCCCTTGAGGCACTCCTCGGAATCCTTAGCAATCGTTATCTTTTTATGCAGCCTGGCCTCCAGAGCTTCCGCGAAGGCCTCCATAGACTCGCGCCTTCTGCTGTTTATGCGTATCTCGTCGAAGTCGTAGAGATGGTCGAGCAGCACGACGTTCCAGAACGCCGTCCCGCGGCAGCCG
Coding sequences:
- a CDS encoding lectin like domain-containing protein, which gives rise to MGSVDTESEKELEVMTKSIKTLAAVLLAAALFAPARVYAAVAPLNPAYVEYMRGAEQAKNGARSLAADGSAEERASGYVPSPLNWSHLAGRTWSLPREKEAARGTETPSARAAANDVSEALPARYDLREEMPPVRDQTYFNNCWTYSAMAATESNLITKRLAGTDIDLSEWYLTYYALNPWKDMACFTNSSGAPYYDIGGNDWKSVALLSRGTGSVTTAKAPDISSAGGDFSAVYAPAPAARDYKLTGAYYLGDNAVFEVRLSAERRDMIKRAIMEYGAVSVGINMGASYNCYNRQTAAYYSGLSYDPSWVNGVPTDHAVTIVGWDDGYSKDNFISDNRPANDGAWIVRNSWGEIFGDGGYFYVSYEEGTLCDGVAYETEEARGGENVYQYDDLGCIGWYTLDTLFPSVGGAKDVQYFANIFTAESSDAINAVAFYAADERISYEISVYTDCAGDLPVSGRLAWTGTADSLVPGYNTVTLGEPAEVAAGTRFSVVVRAVSPGGDCTYATIPTEYEIKGYSDGASANPGEGWFSVDGENFYDAMEVGESEGYDNLSVCLKAFGERIYTASDAPVSVTGGVTAGGSVSEASASNISGDENSTAQDGVLAALRAEAVSGVAADKNVALLGAFRLNAEHSGGSARFSVELAEPMSFEGAPYVIIQNHRTNAYCAFAAEYSGSSLSFSVDALDDYFSSATVVVADVRESSASQSRSSGSGGGCSAGVGAFALLAAVPLLLRRVKR
- a CDS encoding ornithine cyclodeaminase family protein; translation: MDILYLNSRDIETLALTNDEILGAVEESLRAQGNGETSIEPRVHIHPEEKYHGHFNVLRGYISPKHAVGVKIVGDYVYNYKLGLPSEMSMLNLFSPETGAPYAVIDATAITSMRTGAITAIGAKYLAKKKNKVLGHLGCRGTAFWNVVLLDHLYDFDEIRINSRRRESMEAFAEALEARLHKKITIAKDSEECLKGADIMVEATRLTEPQPLLKTEWVRPGNFVVPYGTICANEITLTDVMDKIVVDDWGQCKEGGKLGSLSPHVRAGKLTEKTLYAELGEIVAGKKPGRENDDEKILFWHRGLSINDIALGQLYYEKALANGVGTKLFYR